From the Hymenobacter yonginensis genome, one window contains:
- a CDS encoding tetratricopeptide repeat protein gives MDSYQSISRVQLLLQHKRPQEAEQEARRQLRDDPDNSFLHCLLALALMELTQLPEAQAEAEQAIYLDPESSFAFYVLSATLQRQHELPAALEAIEQALALDPEDADYQHVLGQLRFQQGQLHAALRAAEAGLQADPTHVDCLGLRARCLARLGRRDEASADLDEALRHSPTDAGTHADLGWVALERGRAKQAAGHFREALRLNPTSDYAREGLVSALKARFWLYNGFYRFMVWTQTLSPGTRQGLFIGLFLLSRVVPGLLPLYLVLVYMSWFAEPLFNSLLRFNRYGRFALSEADTRNSNQFLALLLSALALLGAGHYAHVGPLTTAGIVGLGLLFPLVGTQRQWHLKRRQQSMWFGWGLAAVGVLAIGFDVLALPGEGPLFLAFLGGTLVYVWVMGLRS, from the coding sequence ATGGATTCCTATCAGTCGATTAGCCGCGTCCAGTTACTGTTGCAGCACAAGCGCCCCCAGGAGGCCGAGCAGGAAGCCCGCCGCCAGCTCCGCGACGACCCCGACAACAGCTTTTTGCACTGTTTGCTGGCGTTGGCGTTGATGGAGCTCACCCAGCTGCCCGAGGCCCAGGCTGAAGCCGAGCAGGCCATCTACCTCGACCCCGAAAGCAGCTTTGCCTTCTACGTGCTGAGCGCCACCCTGCAGCGCCAGCACGAGCTACCGGCGGCGCTGGAAGCCATTGAGCAGGCTCTGGCCCTCGACCCCGAAGATGCCGACTACCAGCACGTGCTGGGCCAGCTGCGGTTTCAGCAAGGGCAACTACACGCCGCGTTGCGCGCCGCCGAAGCCGGGCTGCAGGCTGATCCTACTCACGTGGATTGCCTGGGCCTGCGGGCGCGCTGCCTGGCCCGCCTCGGCCGCCGCGACGAAGCATCCGCCGACCTCGACGAAGCCCTGCGCCACAGCCCCACCGACGCCGGCACCCACGCCGACCTGGGCTGGGTGGCCCTGGAGCGCGGCCGCGCCAAGCAGGCCGCCGGCCACTTCCGCGAAGCCCTACGCCTCAACCCCACCTCCGACTACGCCCGGGAAGGCCTGGTATCAGCCCTGAAAGCCCGTTTCTGGCTCTACAACGGCTTCTACCGCTTCATGGTCTGGACCCAAACGCTGAGCCCGGGCACCCGGCAGGGGCTGTTTATTGGGCTGTTTCTGCTCTCGCGGGTAGTGCCGGGGCTGCTGCCGCTGTACCTCGTGCTGGTGTATATGAGCTGGTTTGCCGAGCCCCTGTTCAACTCATTGCTGCGCTTCAACCGCTACGGCCGCTTTGCCCTCAGCGAGGCCGATACGCGTAATTCCAATCAGTTTCTGGCTTTGCTGCTAAGCGCGCTGGCTCTGCTGGGCGCGGGCCATTACGCCCATGTTGGCCCGCTGACCACGGCCGGCATTGTGGGGCTGGGGCTGCTGTTTCCGCTGGTGGGCACGCAGCGGCAGTGGCACCTCAAGCGGCGGCAGCAGTCAATGTGGTTTGGCTGGGGGCTGGCGGCCGTGGGCGTACTGGCCATCGGCTTTGATGTGCTGGCGCTGCCGGGTGAGGGGCCGCTGTTTCTGGCGTTTCTGGGCGGCACGCTGGTGTACGTGTGGGTGATGGGTTTGCGGAGCTAG
- a CDS encoding tetratricopeptide repeat protein encodes MDTPQPRRIQVLLRQLRPDLAETEARRQLARFPESSQLQALLGLSLIRQHKPAESCPPAERAVALDAQNDFAFYVLSIACLQNGQLPQAALHIATALQLQPTVPDYHFLQGSVAFAEGHTEAALAAADRGLWLHPQHVQCLNLRARALSRLGGEADWQPEYQQALREAPLFAPTYVNLGFSHLEHAQFQQAEAHFLQALALDPTSQEARAGVVSTAISRAGLTPQPKPPKPWFVEDKRAGFFLIAPFVLMFLVVLYAALEDVEAATLRQYALPVLAGAVLLFLSPALLIASFKTLHLSWQLLRPATRHILPPPHSRLLAVEAGAILAFYLTLAALLLPGTAGGGGMLLVLSLTAVVVGQQTLSIVPGRRVGYLCAAGLLLLAVVLVALQSAYGLSWRALMLYFNLGTWLYLLAFSYLD; translated from the coding sequence ATGGATACCCCTCAGCCGCGCCGGATTCAGGTTTTGCTGCGCCAGCTACGCCCCGATCTGGCCGAAACGGAAGCCCGGCGGCAACTGGCCCGTTTTCCGGAATCCAGCCAGTTGCAGGCGCTTCTGGGGCTGAGCCTGATTCGCCAGCACAAGCCGGCCGAAAGCTGCCCGCCCGCCGAGCGGGCCGTGGCGCTGGACGCGCAGAACGACTTCGCCTTCTACGTGCTCAGCATCGCCTGCCTGCAGAATGGGCAGCTGCCGCAGGCCGCTCTGCATATTGCCACGGCCCTGCAGCTGCAGCCCACCGTGCCCGACTACCATTTCTTGCAGGGCTCCGTGGCTTTCGCCGAAGGCCATACGGAAGCTGCCCTGGCTGCCGCCGACCGGGGTCTGTGGCTGCATCCGCAGCACGTGCAATGCCTCAACCTCCGGGCGCGGGCCCTGTCCAGGCTGGGTGGCGAGGCCGACTGGCAGCCGGAGTACCAGCAGGCGCTGCGCGAGGCACCTCTGTTTGCGCCAACATACGTCAATCTGGGGTTCAGCCACCTGGAGCACGCCCAGTTTCAGCAGGCCGAAGCGCATTTTCTGCAGGCCCTGGCCCTCGACCCCACTTCGCAGGAGGCCCGGGCGGGCGTGGTATCCACGGCCATTTCACGCGCGGGCTTAACTCCCCAGCCTAAGCCCCCCAAACCGTGGTTTGTTGAAGACAAACGGGCCGGTTTTTTCCTGATTGCCCCTTTTGTATTGATGTTTCTGGTGGTGCTTTATGCCGCACTGGAAGATGTGGAAGCTGCCACCCTGCGGCAATATGCGCTACCGGTGCTAGCCGGGGCAGTACTGCTGTTTCTCTCGCCCGCTTTGCTGATTGCCAGCTTCAAAACCCTGCACCTGAGCTGGCAGTTGCTGCGGCCCGCTACACGCCACATTCTGCCGCCTCCCCACAGCCGGCTGCTGGCCGTGGAGGCCGGGGCCATACTGGCGTTCTACCTTACCCTGGCGGCCCTGCTGCTACCGGGCACCGCAGGCGGGGGCGGGATGCTGCTTGTTCTGAGCTTGACGGCGGTGGTCGTGGGCCAGCAAACCCTCAGCATCGTGCCGGGCCGCCGGGTGGGCTACCTTTGCGCGGCCGGGCTGCTGCTGCTGGCCGTGGTGCTGGTTGCGCTACAGTCCGCGTACGGCCTGAGCTGGCGAGCCCTGATGCTGTATTTCAACCTCGGAACCTGGCTCTATTTGCTGGCCTTTTCTTATCTCGATTAA
- a CDS encoding tetratricopeptide repeat protein, with the protein MMPGTPAAQWHSAVQNLLDIHRPEQAEQLVRQQLARNPQDVFAHILLSFALYQQNRLEEARQVTQQALALNPTASEAFYVLFLVEDQAGQVPARAVALREALRLQPFNPKYLAAQAQLHLHQNQPAAAQQVAARGLANNPVHAGCLIALANALHEQKRWPDLAPVLQQLVAAHPTMPKAHQLLGREAMRRQYYAAAQAHFQEVLRLAPTDATALQGASQAIRRQLWIGRAAVWLDNYLTFISEGTKQGKLKAWGHFLLILIPLSLLCIPILLFMGFETVYWRLHPQVRRLRNRPDQALPYAQQTFWRYGPVAAFTLVLLAWLTGVFWLLVWLGVPESSLGPGLTGGLTTVAMAIWAAFKHASEQPLPEKSPLGKVLAAALALALSITCASWPATWPYGPLGILGLTSWAGFMVFRRARAAA; encoded by the coding sequence ATGATGCCCGGAACCCCGGCCGCGCAGTGGCATAGCGCGGTGCAGAACCTGCTGGATATACATCGCCCGGAGCAGGCCGAGCAGCTGGTTCGGCAGCAGCTGGCGCGCAACCCGCAGGATGTGTTTGCGCACATCCTGCTCAGCTTTGCGCTGTACCAACAAAATCGGCTGGAAGAGGCACGGCAAGTAACTCAGCAGGCGCTGGCCCTGAACCCAACCGCCAGTGAGGCATTTTACGTGCTGTTTCTGGTGGAAGACCAAGCCGGACAGGTGCCTGCTCGGGCCGTGGCGTTGCGGGAGGCCCTCCGCCTGCAGCCCTTCAACCCTAAATACCTGGCGGCGCAGGCTCAGCTTCACTTACACCAAAACCAGCCAGCCGCAGCGCAGCAAGTTGCCGCGCGTGGCCTCGCCAACAACCCAGTCCATGCCGGCTGCCTGATTGCGCTGGCGAATGCGCTGCACGAACAGAAGCGCTGGCCAGACCTGGCGCCGGTGCTGCAGCAGCTGGTGGCGGCGCATCCTACTATGCCGAAAGCGCACCAGCTGCTGGGCCGCGAGGCGATGCGGCGGCAGTACTATGCAGCCGCCCAGGCGCATTTTCAGGAGGTGTTGCGCCTGGCTCCCACCGATGCCACGGCCCTTCAAGGAGCCAGTCAGGCAATCCGCCGCCAGCTCTGGATTGGCCGCGCGGCCGTGTGGCTAGATAATTATCTGACGTTCATCTCGGAAGGCACCAAGCAAGGCAAGCTGAAGGCCTGGGGGCATTTCCTGCTGATTCTGATTCCGCTGAGTCTGCTATGCATCCCAATCCTGCTTTTCATGGGGTTTGAGACCGTGTACTGGCGGCTGCACCCGCAGGTACGGCGCCTGCGCAACCGCCCCGACCAAGCCCTTCCGTACGCGCAGCAAACATTCTGGCGGTATGGACCGGTGGCGGCTTTTACGCTGGTGCTGCTGGCCTGGCTCACGGGCGTATTCTGGTTGCTGGTGTGGCTGGGCGTCCCGGAAAGCAGCCTGGGGCCAGGCCTCACGGGTGGGCTTACTACGGTGGCTATGGCCATTTGGGCCGCTTTCAAACACGCCTCCGAGCAGCCGTTGCCTGAAAAGTCGCCCCTGGGAAAGGTGCTGGCAGCCGCGCTGGCGCTGGCACTTAGTATTACGTGCGCAAGCTGGCCGGCAACCTGGCCATATGGGCCGCTGGGAATACTGGGGCTCACTAGCTGGGCCGGGTTTATGGTCTTTCGCCGAGCCCGGGCAGCGGCATAG
- a CDS encoding ATP-binding protein: MAALPNPSDLQPLLDALQFSPENVPLRRHVAGLLRQMGRFAEAEDHYRLGLRQAPDDVELQLGLAETYASLLKTSAALVVLEEVLRAHPDHARAHLLHARVLARAGGPPDEARAAYQQALQLDGSLRDQDLDEQLGLRPAARPAGGGPAADYNATHVSDQGLDEKVLFAGLEKPKITFQDVGGMDAVKEEIGMKMIQPLLHPDLYKAYGKAAGGGLLLYGPPGCGKTYLARATAGEVQASFIHVGINDILDMWMGQSEKKLHELFELARMQAPCVLFFDEVDALAANRHDLRQSAGRTLINQFLEELDGARSSNDGVLILAATNAPWQLDPAFRRPGRFDRIVLVTPPDEPARVAILEVLLRNKPVAADLRLPALAAQTAGLSGADLQAVVDTAVEACLRESMKAGQVRPVQQSHLLAAAKQVRPSTKEWFATAKNYALYSNEGGTYNDILTYLGIKK; encoded by the coding sequence CGTAGCCGGTTTGCTGCGCCAGATGGGCCGCTTTGCCGAAGCCGAAGACCACTACCGCCTGGGGTTGCGCCAGGCCCCCGATGACGTGGAGTTGCAGCTGGGGCTGGCCGAAACCTACGCGTCCCTGCTGAAAACCTCGGCCGCGCTGGTGGTGCTGGAAGAAGTGCTGCGCGCCCACCCCGACCACGCCCGCGCCCACCTGCTGCATGCCCGGGTGCTGGCCCGCGCCGGCGGCCCGCCCGACGAAGCCCGCGCCGCCTACCAGCAGGCCCTGCAGCTGGACGGCAGCCTGCGCGACCAGGACCTCGACGAGCAGCTGGGCCTCCGCCCGGCCGCCCGCCCCGCCGGGGGCGGCCCCGCCGCCGACTACAACGCCACTCACGTTTCGGACCAGGGCCTGGATGAAAAGGTGCTGTTTGCGGGCCTGGAGAAGCCGAAAATTACGTTTCAGGATGTGGGCGGCATGGACGCGGTGAAGGAGGAAATTGGGATGAAGATGATTCAGCCGCTGCTGCATCCCGACCTCTACAAAGCCTACGGCAAGGCGGCCGGCGGCGGGCTGCTGCTGTACGGCCCGCCCGGCTGCGGCAAAACCTACCTGGCCCGCGCCACGGCCGGCGAGGTGCAGGCCTCGTTTATCCACGTTGGCATCAACGACATTCTGGACATGTGGATGGGCCAGAGCGAGAAGAAGCTGCACGAGCTGTTTGAGCTGGCCCGCATGCAGGCGCCCTGCGTGCTGTTTTTCGACGAGGTGGATGCCCTGGCCGCCAACCGCCACGACTTGCGCCAGAGCGCCGGCCGTACCCTCATCAACCAGTTTCTGGAGGAGCTGGACGGCGCCCGCAGCTCCAACGATGGCGTGCTCATCCTGGCCGCCACCAACGCCCCCTGGCAGCTCGACCCCGCCTTCCGCCGCCCCGGCCGCTTCGACCGGATTGTGCTGGTGACCCCGCCCGACGAGCCCGCCCGCGTGGCCATTCTGGAAGTGCTGCTGCGCAACAAGCCCGTGGCCGCCGACCTGCGCCTGCCTGCCCTAGCCGCCCAAACCGCCGGCCTCTCCGGCGCCGACCTGCAGGCCGTGGTGGACACGGCCGTGGAAGCCTGTCTGCGCGAGTCGATGAAGGCGGGACAGGTGCGGCCGGTGCAGCAGAGCCACTTACTGGCCGCCGCCAAGCAGGTGCGCCCTAGCACCAAGGAGTGGTTTGCCACGGCCAAAAACTACGCCCTCTACTCCAACGAAGGCGGCACTTACAACGACATCCTGACCTACTTGGGCATCAAGAAATAG